The Pirellulales bacterium genome contains the following window.
CGCGGCGATGAGGTTTGCCGTCGCGGTATTTGATGCCCGTCAGTCGCTCTCGCAGATAGCGCTCGACAACGAGGCCGGTTTCGTAGGCAGTTTCCTTGCTTTGGCCGCGGGCCTGGCCGCTGAGCCGCGCCAGTGCGTTAACCTGGTAGAAGAGTCCTTCCCGCTCCAACAGCTTGTCGGCCACCCAGATTTCATTCTTGCCGATGAGGTGCGGAAATTCCTCCTGCGTGGCGAAATTGCCGAACTCTTCATTTCCTTCCGCGCTGGTGCGCAGCGCCGTGGCGTCAACCGTGTAGAGTTGATAGTCGTGGTGGGCGCTGATCAGCTTCTTTTTGATGTTCACGAAGTGGATGCCGTAATGCGCAGCGACGCGAGAATCGAGTCGCGGCCACGGCCGCGCCGAACGCGGCCGTGGCCGTCAAGTCGAGAGCGTCACATACCGGAGGTGCCTCACGCGTGTGCGGCCACCGCGTTGACTGAGCTTTCGGCGATCTGGGTCAGCAGGTCGTCCGTGCGGCTTTCCTCCTCCAGGTTCTGCTGCAAGATGGCGGCGACATCCTCGCGGTGCAAATGTCGAGCAAACGTGCGAGCGCAGCCGTAGCCGGCAATCTCGTAATGCTCGACGCGTTGCGCCGCCGCGATCAACGCCGCGTCTTTCACCTCCGGGTCGCCCGTGGCCTGGATGATCTCGGACCCCTCCGAGATCAGTCCCGCCATGGCCTGGCATTTTTCCGCCACGGCATCCTGGCCCAACAACTGAAACGCCCGCTCCAGCCGTTCCTTCTGGCGACGCGTCTCTTGCAGGTGCGTTTCGAACGCCGACTTCAGTTGCGAGCTGAACGCCGCCTCAGCCATCTTGGGAATCGCCGAGATGAGCTGCTCTTCAGCGCTGTAAAGGTCTTGCAATTGTTGAATCAGCAGATCCTCCAGGTTGTCGAGCGTCAGTGACATCCCTAACATTTTTCCGAACCATGATGAAGCCGCCATATTGTCCTCCTTTGATTAGGGCGCGTATTGCGCCAACCAGCCATCGCGCGCTTCAGACGCGCATAACCAACCTCTCCGCCACGGGCATCGAGGGACTTCGACGATGAGCGAGCAATAACCATGCCCGTGGCGAACCAGCAGTTCAAAGCGGTTTGCACCTCTGTCGCCCCTACAGTAGAAGGCGCCGTGAACGGCCTGGTCTTTGCTCAACGCTTCGCAGGGACGAAGCAGCAAACCTACTTTTAAGGAGTTCTTCTGATGTCAGGTAAAACCGATGAATTGAAGGGCCGCGTCAAGGAAGCCGCCGGAGCGGTGGCCGACAATGACCACCTCCGCCGAGAAGGCAAAACTGATCAAGCGGCCGGCAAAGTGAAACAGAAGGTCGAACATGTCGTCGACAAGGCCAAGGACAAACTGGAAGAGTTGAACGAACGCACCGGCAAGGTCGGCTGGGCGGTTCTCTGGCTACTCGGCGTGCCCTTGCCCATCTTGGTCGTCCTCTATCTGCTGATGGGGCGATAGCTTGATTGAGCAACGGTGCAGGACCGCCAAACGATCGACGTTGGGCCGGGCGACGCGGCCCGCGCCGCCGGCCTGAGATATGTCAACGATCGACGTCCCGGCATTCGGAGGCGACGGTCGGGGGCTGGCTTTCGCTACTTGACGCCGGGTGGCCGACGGGTGCGCGACGGCGAAACGCTGGCGCGCATCCGTTCGCTTGCCATTCCACCCGCTTGGACCGACGTTTGGATCTGTCCGCTCGCCGAGGGCCATTTGCAAGCCACCGGCCGCGACGCGCGTGGGCGCAAGCAGTACCGTTATCATCCGCGGTGGCGCGAGGTGCGCGATGAGAACAAGTATTCGCGATTAATCGAGTTCGCCGGAGCGTTGCCGCGGATTCGACGTCGTTTGCGGCGCGATCTGGCACAAAGTGGCCTGCCCCGAGTGAAGGTGCTGGCCGCGATCGTGCGTCTGCTCGAAACCACCTTGATCCGCATCGGTAACGAAGAGTACGCCAGACAGAACAACTCGTTCGGGCTGACGACGATTCGCAATCGCCACGTGCGCGTGCGGGGCAACCGGTTGCACTTCGATTTTCGCGGCAAGAGCGGCAAGGAGCGGGAGATCGACGTGTACGACCGGCGGTTGGCGCGCATTGTGCGCAAATGCCAGGATCTGCCGGGACAGGAACTCTTTGCTTACGTGGGCGACGACGGCGAAGTTCATGACGTGGACTCAGGCGATGTGAACGATTATCTGCGAGAAATATCGGGCCGCGATTTTACGGCCAAAGATTTTCGCACCTGGGCAGGCACGTCGCTCGCGGCGCAGGCCTTGCAAGAATTCGAAGAATTCGACTCGGAAGCGGCGGCCAAGCGCAACATCACCAGCGCCATTGAGCGCGTCGCCCAGCGACTGGGCAACACCAAGGCCGTCTGCCGCAAGTGCTACATCCATCCGGCGGTGATCGACGCTTATCTCGACCGCACGCTCGTCGAGACGCTGAAGCGAAGGGCCGAGCAAGAATTGCGGCGCTCTATATCGCGTCTTTCCGGCGAGGAAGCGTCGGTCCTTGCCCTTCTCGAAGAACGCCTTCAGCGCCAGCTCGGAGCCGCCAAGAGCAGGAGCAAACGCGCTCGACGAGGCCGCGACAACTAAGGTGGTTCAGCTCACCGGCGATTGGCACGGCAAGTGCGTTTCACTTCGGCGGCTTGGTCGACCGACACGTCGACCGACCACAACCAGTTCCAAACCTGCAAACGAATGAGGAGACGGTCATGTTGTACTGGGCTGCACTTTTTCTGATCGTGGCGATTGTAGCCGGGGTGTTCGGCTTTTTCGGTATCGCCGGAGCCGCCGTGGGCATCGCCAAAATCTTGTTCTTCGTGTTCTTGGTGCTCTTTATCGTCAGCCTGCTGGCCGGCGGGTTCAGGCGCCCGATGCCTTAACGAGCGGCACCGAGAAAGGGGCCACGAGACAAGGGAGTGAGATAAGATGAAACGATCGCTAAGATGGGCCGCGCTGTTTCTGCCGCTCGGCTTGATGTCGTCCGGCTGCAACGAAAATGGAGGCACCCGTACCTCAGGGGCGCGCACGACCGAACGTACAACGACCACAACCACCACGACCACCGCACCAGCTCCGCCGCGGGATCAATCTGCGAAGACGAGAGTTGACGTCGGTGCCGACCGGCCGAATGCACCCGCCGGCCCCGTGGATGGTCGCGACCATGTCGGCGTCGATGTGGCACCGAATGGTGGGGTGGATGTGGAAGTGCAGGGAGAACCGATCCGCGATCGCATCCGTGAGCGGCGCGCCGCCCGTGATGCCGATCTCCCGCGCTGACCGGGTGGCTGCGTGCGGTTTCAGACGGCTGGCCTGTGGGTCCCCTCCCGGCCGACGGTGTGCCCACCGTGAGACAAGTGGTGGAATTCAACACCGAGTTTCTTCAATTGTTCGTCGGATAGATTCTCCAGGGCGATTAACCCATTGCGGGCTTCGGCGACCGCTCGCAACAGCTCATCGAGCTTCAGGTGCATGGCGCGGGCGTCTCTGTTCTGGGTATTTTGAATCAAAAACACGATCAGGAAGGTGGCGATCGACGTGCCCGTGTTGAGCGTGAGCTGCCAAGCATCGGAGTAGCCAAAATAGGGACCGGTGGTCGCCCAGATCAGCAGTACCAGGATGGCCGCCGCGAACGACCACGGCATGCCAACAACGCACGCGGTCATTCTAGCAACCTTGTGGAATCCCTCGTTCAATAGGGCAGCGTCACCGGCCAGGGGTGGAGGACCGGTATTGTCGAGAATTTGTCCGCTGGACGGTTTCACGAATTGTGCTCTTGGTTGAAATGTGTAATTAGACCACTCGTAGATTCCAGTCATCCTGGCAGTTCCGGTCACGCCGCAACTGGTATGCCGACGTGCTGTCGAAGTTGCGGAGATCCCCTTGCCGCAGACTGGGCGCCGGCCAGGGCGTGCTAGCTAGCAGCGGCATGAAACTTGTCATGCTGCTCGACCGGTTTACAGCCTTCCAATCTTTTAAGACAACCACCCGCCACGTTGCTATACCGCACGCAATCGTCGGTGGCTGGGGCAGAAGCTGGCCGAGATCGATCCGGCCCTTGCGATACGCGCCGCTGGCCAGCGATGCCCCGGTGGTGGCGCTACCGGGGCATCGCCGCGACGGAGCGATTTGCGCGGAACTCCCCAATCGGCGCGGCTCTGCCCCACGGCCGGCGCACACTAAGTCCCTTGTCCCGTGAGGACTTCGATGAGGAAGTCGTCGTCCCATCCGCAGCCTCACTCGTCCGCTTCTCGGCCGCCGTGCGCGCGGTAACTGGTCCAACGGTAGTCTTCCGCACGCTCGACGATCCTGGCCCGCAACGGATTGGCCTCGATGTAACGCAGCACCGTCAGCAGGTGCTCGCCATTTTCGATCACGGGGCTCTTGAAACGACCCTGCCAGACGTGGCCGCCCGACTGGTAGTGCTTGCGTCCGGGCTGCGCCAC
Protein-coding sequences here:
- a CDS encoding ferritin-like domain-containing protein encodes the protein MAASSWFGKMLGMSLTLDNLEDLLIQQLQDLYSAEEQLISAIPKMAEAAFSSQLKSAFETHLQETRRQKERLERAFQLLGQDAVAEKCQAMAGLISEGSEIIQATGDPEVKDAALIAAAQRVEHYEIAGYGCARTFARHLHREDVAAILQQNLEEESRTDDLLTQIAESSVNAVAAHA
- a CDS encoding CsbD family protein, translating into MSGKTDELKGRVKEAAGAVADNDHLRREGKTDQAAGKVKQKVEHVVDKAKDKLEELNERTGKVGWAVLWLLGVPLPILVVLYLLMGR
- a CDS encoding DUF1328 domain-containing protein; its protein translation is MLYWAALFLIVAIVAGVFGFFGIAGAAVGIAKILFFVFLVLFIVSLLAGGFRRPMP
- a CDS encoding low affinity iron permease family protein; translation: MTGIYEWSNYTFQPRAQFVKPSSGQILDNTGPPPLAGDAALLNEGFHKVARMTACVVGMPWSFAAAILVLLIWATTGPYFGYSDAWQLTLNTGTSIATFLIVFLIQNTQNRDARAMHLKLDELLRAVAEARNGLIALENLSDEQLKKLGVEFHHLSHGGHTVGREGTHRPAV